From the genome of Pirellulales bacterium:
ACGGATGCGGCCCCACGACCGAGCCCAGGATGTAGTGGGTCGTTTCGACCGACGACATCCAGTCGCGCATGGCCTCGTTGATGGCATCGCGCAGCGTTCGCGAGCCCGTGGTCACGGGGCGCACTTCGGCCCCCATGAGCCGCATGCTGAACACGTTCAATTTCTGCCGGCGAATGTCCTCTTCGCCCATATAGACGACACACTCGAAGCCGAACCGCGCACAGGCCGTGGCCGTGGCCACGCCATGCTGGCCGGCCCCCGTCTCGGCGATCACGCGCTGTTTGCCCATCCGCTTGGTGAGTAGCGCTTGGCCGAGCGTATTGTTGATCTTGTGGGCTCCCGTGTGATTCAGATCCTCGCGCTTGAGATAGATCTGAGCCCCCCCGGCCAACTCACTCAACCGCCGCGCGTGATAAAGAGGCGATGGTCGCCCAACGTAGTTCCGCCACAGGTCGTCCAGTTCGGCCTGAAACTTGGCGTCGTGGCAGGCCTTTTCATACTCCACGAGCAGCTCATCGAGCGCCTTGGTCAGCGTCTCGGGTACATAGCGGCCGCCGAAATCGCCAAAGCGACCGGCAGCGTCGGGGACCATCCGGGAAGCGGGCATCGCGCGCGACTGACTCGTGGTTGTGTGTTCGTGCATCCGTCTGGCGATTGACTCCTAAACGAGGGCCACCCGCCAGATCTAAACGGTCGATTCTCAACCCCCACCCCGCGCGGGTCAAGTGGGCCGGAATGAGGGATCGTCAGTCTCCATTCGTCACAGTGGGGCCACTCCCCTCGAACTCCGCCAGGATCGATTCCAGAGTCATCCCACGGACAGCCGCGATTTGTCGATCGAGGTTCGCCAGGCGCGACGTGCGTTCTGACGTATCGCGAGGCGAAAATCTTGCCTTTTGGGCGTTTAACACGCGGATTCTGGCCTCTTTCACCACGGCGGACAGCATCCATAGTCTTCCTTTTTCGGCCTGCTGCTGAATGAGACAGCGTAGTTTCTGCTCTTGCTTTGCAAGGATGCGGATCTTTTTTTGGTAATTCGCCAGGTAGCTAGCCACGCGATTTGCCTGTGAAAATGGCAGCGGGACAACCTCGTCAACGCTGGATGGGGAGCCACCGGCCGCGTCGTTCACCAAGACACCAGCGACACCAAAGAGTTCGCCCGGTGTTTTACGGATTGTGCATGTTGTGCATAGTGCGATTGGCGGTCTGGCAAGTTTGCTTGCCCACTGGTGGCCGCTTACCATGTCGCTGCAGAGGAATCGTTGCCGGCTTCGCGATTGCATCGCCCCTTGCCACTCCTTCAGAGATATTTGCCATGAAATATCGCCTCGCCCCGCTCGCCATAGCACACTTTGCTGTTGCCATGTCGAGTCTTGCGGTGTCCGTACACGCTGGCAGCGACGAGCACAAACCGAACGTGCTCGTCTTCCTCTGCGACGACACCGGCTACGGCGAGTTCGGCTTCCAGGGGGCCAACGATATTCCCACCCCCCACATCGACTCCATCGCCGCCGGTGGTGTCCGCTTCACCCAGGGCTATGTCTCCGGCACCTACTGCAGCCCGACGCGCGCCGGTCTGATGACGGGCCGCTACCAGACCCGCTTTGGACACGAATTCAACAGCACCGCTCGCGTGAGTGGGCTGTCGCTCGAGGAAACCACGTTTGCCGATCGTTTCCAATCGCTGGGCTATGCCACGTGCGCCGTCGGCAAGTGGCATCTGGGCCAAAAGCCCGAGTACCATCCCTTGAAGCGTGGCTTCGACGAGTTTTTCGGCACGTTGACGAACACTCCCTTCTTCCATCCGACGCAGCTCGTCGACTCGCGCGTCTCGCCAGCCGTCGAGGAGATTTCCGATGATAGCTTCTACACCACCGACGCCTACGCCGAGCGTTGCGTCGATTGGCTCGAGAAGAACAAGGATAAGCCCTGGTTCCTCTACGTTCCCTTCAACGCGCAGCACGCGCCGCTGCAGGCTCCGCAAAAGTATCTCGATCGCTTCCCCGAGGTGAAGGACGACAAGCGGCAACTCTTCTGTGCCATGATGTCCGCGATGGACGACGCCGTCGGTCGCGTGCTCGCGAAAGTTCGGGATCTCGGGCAAGAAGAGAATACTTTGATCTTCTTCCTCTCCGACAATGGCGGCCCGACCGGGGTCACCACGTCGCGCAATGGTCCGTTGCGAGGTTTCAAGGCCACCACATGGGAAGGAGGCGTCCGCGTTCCGTTCTGTATGCAGTGGAAAGGGAAAGTGCCCGCCGGCCAAACCTATGAGAACCCCGTGATCCAACTCGATATCTTGCCCACCGCCTTGGCCGCGACTGGTTTGGCGGTCGATCCGACTTCTCCGAAACCACTCGACGGCGTGAACCTGCTCCCCTACCTCACCGGCGAGAACAAAGATCGCCCCCATCAAACGCTTTACTGGCGCTTCACGCCGCAATGGGCCATCCGCGACGGCGATTGGAAGCTGGTGCAAGGCCGCGACGGCGGCCCGCAGCCGGGGCTCTTCAACCTGGCCGACGACATCGGCGAAAAGCACGATCTCGCCGCCACCCATCCCGACAAGGTTAAAGAACTAAAAGCAAAGTGGGACGCCTGGAACGCGGAGCAGGCCGAGGCCTCTGTCCCGAACGACGCCGGTCGCCGCCGGAACAACAATGCCCCGCCCGGCCGCCCGAATCAGCAAAGTCGTCAGCGGCAACCAGGCTCCGCCGGATAAGTGCGCTGTGGTGGTGCCTTGGCATCGCCCGAGAGGACAAAACGCCGCGCCACGTCAGTTACTCGTCCGCCATTTCGCGGACATCCTCTCCCTGCACCAACAGCGTTCGCCGCGTCGTGATGACGCGACGCGAGTCTTTCGTGTAGCGATACTCCACCTCGACCATCGATCCGGCGCCGTCGGGCGAAGTTTGCACCGGGTACCACTTTACCACTTCGAAGAAGTCGGTGTTTTCATCGATCCAGCGTTCAATCGCGGTGTGCTCGGGCGGAGTGCGTTCCATTGTGAAACCGGTCAAGGCCGCGGCCGTGCCGACGAGTGTCACGAGCAGCAGGACCTGTCCGGCCAGCGCACAGCGGTGAAAGGTCGCCGAACGATGGGCGATGCGTCGGCGCAGCAAGACCGCCAGAAAGGCATCGCGCCAGATGTTGTGATAGACCTGCTTCAGATGCTGGGCGTCGCGGACCTGAGGCCTGGCCGTCATGGACGGCTTCTCGGCGGTGCGCTTCGTAGCGGGTGGCTTGGCGGTCGTAGCGACCGATATCGAGGGCGCATGGCTTTGCCGCTTCATCATCTCGGCGGCCACGTAGTCGGCCAGATCCTGCTCGGTGGTCGTCCAGTCGCGGGGCGTCGCGGCGCGATCGTGTACGCGGATCAGGCCCGCCTTCATCCGTTCGTAGACGCGGCCGATCTGCTGATCGCTGGGAGCATCGGTGCGATACAGTAGTCGCGTCGCCTCGACGATCGAGAGTCGCCGGTTGCTGCTCCTGGCCATGGGATTCCGTTCGAAGGCGGGAAAGAAACCTCGCGCGGCGTAGCAATACGTGCAGGCCGAGCCGCGCGCCACAGCGCGCGACTCGGCCTTACTCGTTCAATAGCTTGCTCTCGCGGCGAATGCGTAGCGCTAGTTCGCTTGATTAAAACTGTTCGGCAGCTTTTCGCGACCGTTGCGCGTCGAGATGGCACGCCACACGCCGAGGTGGATCTTGTCCTCGATTGTGCGGACCGAGCCATCCATCATCGCCACGTTCACGGCGTTCGAGAAATAGCTCCGCGCGGTGATCGCCGCGTAGGTGGGCGTCGTCGACGCGGTGGCAATATTGCGGTTCTTGCCTTCCTGCCAGTTCGTCCAATCGATGTCGGTATCGCCGGTCGCCGTGGCATTCACCGTCGCCGAGCTGGCGCTGACGCGATTGGCGCACATGACCTTCTGGTTCGGACGGAAGACCGTCGTGAAGCCGGCATGGTGTACGTGACCGTTGAACCACTCGGTGTGCCCCGTCTCCTTGTACTCGCCGGGCGTCCCCATCAGCGCGCCCAGGTCGACTGCGTCATCTGGAACGGTCGCGTTCTCGGGGAAGGCCGCATCGGACGCACCCAGATCGACCGCCGTTTCGTTCGAGTCGCGGAAGTACGGCTGCCACGCTTTCACCTCGGCAAAGGCCAGCGTCGTGCTCAGGCCATCGCCGAAGTCGCCGTCGGTCAGCTTGCTGTTCGGGTAGCCCGAACCGTTACCTCCCTTGCGCGTCACGGGATCGTAGACGAACCACGTGCCCATGTTCATGGCATAATTCACGGGGTAGTGCTTGTCCTCGCGAATCTCATCCCGCGGTTCCGCCGGCGAGACATACGTCGGCACGCGCAGCGTGCTGAGTACGGCGGTCGTACCGTCGGCCAGCGTGAACAGCGGCGGGGTGGTGCCGGCCGTCGCGTTCGCCTGCACGTAGTAGTTGTAGTTCTTCGTGAAGTCGATCTCCTCGTGGATCATCTTCTGTTCAAGATAGGGCAACAGCAGGATGTGAACGGACCAGCCATCGATGTTCGGGTAGCCGGTGCCCAGCGCCGGCGGTTCTCCGGCCAACCAGGTGGGCGGGTAGTACGTCTTGGCGGAATTGAACGAGTTCATCGCCAAGGCGATCTGCTTGAGGTTGTTCCGCGATTGGGTGGCGCGGGCACTTTCGCGCGCCGCGTTGACCGCGGGAATCAACAGCCCGACCAGGATCGCAATGATCAACATGACGACGAGCAACTCGATGAGCGTGAACCCCAAGCGGCTCCTGCTCCTCGGTCTCATCCCACCACTTCGCGCGCGCCACGCAACGACGTCTTTCATCTTTCCAGACTCCTCGGTGTACGTTGTTTCGACACTTACCTGCCCCAGCACGGCGCGCAACGCGAGCGCACACGGCGTGTTGGCCGTTTTTCGGGGATATGCCTCGACGGGCATTTCAGGCTCGCCGCCGTCAGCAGCAAGCGGAATGCCAACACTTACAATTCCGCAAGCAACAACACCGGCGGCACACTGTTTTTATTGCTTGGGGGGCATGCGGAATGCGCGCACGAAAGGTCTGGAAACAAGCCATTCCACGCGGTCGCGGCCCACCGCAAAAAAACAGCAGTAAAAGAATTCTTTCGCTTGCCTCGACGAGCATCGTGCGCGCGATGTTATTCGTGCTGCGGTGTGAAGCGTATCGACATCGCTGTCGAGCGAATGTCATTTGCCGCGTCTCGCGAAACGCGAAGAAGTGCGTCGTGTGATGACGCAGTTGCCACAGTTTGCCTGGATCAATACCGTGTGCCAGGGCATCAAGTAATGGGAGGAGTAGTTGCGGGTTCGCCTCGAACTTTTCCATCGAGCAGGCAGCTCACATTCACGTCTCCCAGCACGTTGATGGTCGTGCGGCAGCGATCCAAGAACCAGTCGACCGCCAGTAGCAGGCCAATATACTCCACAGGCAAACCCACCGCGGTGAAGACGAGCGTCATCGTTACCAAACCCGCCTCGGGAATGCCCGCCGCGCCGACCGACGCAAAAATCGACGTGACGACCACGGTCATCTGCTGGGCAAACGAAAGATGCTCACCCAGCAACTGCGCCACGAACAGGGCCGCCATCGCTTCATAGAGGGCGGTGCCGTCGTTGTTGAAGTTTGCCCCCACCAGGGCCCCCATGCTGGCCGATTCCTCGCGCAGCTTTACCTTCTCTGTCAGACAGGCATACGTCACGGGCATCGTGGCCGTGGAACTGCTGGTCGAGAAGGCCATGAGTAGCGCATCGCGCATGCCGCGAAAGACATCTTTCGGCTGGACCCAAGAAAAGAACCGAATGCGCAGCATGTACCAGGTGGTTTGCAGCAGCAGCGCCACCAGCACCGCCACGACGAACGCCCCCATCGCTTGGAAGGGCCCAAAGCCCTGCGTGCCGACGACCTTGGCCACCACGGCGAAGACCCCGATCGGCACGAGCTGGATAATCCAGTGCAACACGGTCAACAAGACGTGATAGGCTACCTCGACCAGGTTCTCCACGTCGTTGATCGGCTTTTCCTTCACGCCGCGCAGGGCCACCCCGAACGCCACGGCGATGATGATTACCCCGATGATGTTTTGCTTATCTCCCAAGGGGCCCAGGATGCTCCGCGGCACGTTGTCGACCAGCAATTCGATCGGCGAGCGCTCGGTGACCGGCTTCTCGCCCAGCCCCTGGGGCTTTTCCAACTCGGACCAGGTACCCGGCTGCAGCAAGTTGGCCACCGCCAGCCCAATCATGATCGCCACCGTCGTGTTGAGCAGCAGCAGAAAGGCCAGCCGCCCCGCCGTGCGGCCGGGAATCTTCGTCGTCATCAACACGTGCGTCACCGCCACGAGAATCAAGGGGGGCGCCAGCGCCCCGAGAAGCTGCAGGATGATCTTGCTCGGAATGTCGAAGATCAGCGCGTCATCTCCCAGGGCGACTCCCGTCCCGATCCCCAGGATCATGGCGACCAGGATCCGCAGATAAAGAGGAATCGCGTTCCAGCGTGCCAGCCAGCCAGTCGCTTGGGCATTCGGTGACGTCACGGGCATTTCTCCCATCGGGCAACATATACGGGCAGCACGAGCCGGCGACCAACGCGAACGTCACTCGCAAGCAGCTTCCACGCCTAGCGTGATGGACCGGATTGTAGAGGGACGCTGCTCGGTTGAATACATGGATTGGAACGCTCCAGGTACGGAGGCTGCCTCCTGGAAGCCGGTTCTGAATTGCGTGGACTCCTGCCGGATCGTGGCCAGGGAAACTGGCCAGCGGTATCATCAGCGCGCCCCTGACTAGGGGAAATTATGGCCAAGAAGAAGCCGCCAGGCAGTAATCGATGCCTGGCGATAGGAGAGAAGCCGGGAAGTTGCCGTGGTGAGATTTGGAGCACTCGTTCGCAGCGCTAGCGCAGTCGCGCTTCCTGCGCAGCTCCCGCAATATCTCCCAGGATGCGGTGGGTGATGGCCAGCTCCAGCAACTCCGCCAGCGAGCGGACTTGCAGCTTGCGCATGATGGCAGCGCGGCGCATTTCCACGGCTCGCTCGGAGATCAAGAGCCTGGCCGCCATCGCCTTGTTGGGAATGCCCGCGAGCAACAACTCAAGCGTCTCGCGGTCGCGCTCGGTGAGCCGCGCGATGCGCTCGTCGAGTTGCCGATACTCTGCCTCGCGGCGGCGCCATTCGGCGTCGCGCGCAAAGGCGGCCTCGAGAAGTTGCCGCAACGCGTGACGTTCGAATGGCTTTTCCAAAAACTCGATCGCGCCGGTCTTCATCGCCGCGACGGCCATCGAAACGTCGGCATGCGCCGTGATGAAGATGACCGGGATGCGCTTTCCTTCGCGAATCAGTTGCTCGTACAGCTCGAGACCCGTCTGCCCCGGCATCTGGATGTCGAGCAGCAGGCAGCCGGGCATCTCGGGCTGGTAGACGTCGTAGAACGCCCTCGCCGACTCGAAGCCGCGCGCGGCATAATTCATGGCGCACGCCAGCGCCACGAGCGACTCTCGCATCTGGCGATCATCGTCAACGACAAACAGTGTGGGTGGCAGCGCCAGGTTCGATTTCATGCGATGTGGCTAGCGGAAGATTCAACACGACACGGGCGCCCCCGGCGGACCGGTTCTCGATCTGTAATCCCCCCTGGTACCGCTCGAGCAGGGTGCGACTGATGGCAAGCCCCATGCCCAGTCCATCCTGCTTCGTCGTGAAGTAAGGGGCCAACGAGCGTTCCAAGGCGGACTCTGAAAAGCCTGGGCCATTGTCCACGATCTCGATCTCCCCCTCCTGCTCGACGAGCGACGTCGTCAACCAGATGCGGCGATCACCACGCGGCAGTACGGCCAGGGCCTGGAGGGCATTCTGGATCAGATTGACCACGACCTGTTGGATCTCGATCGCATCGACCTCGACCTCGAGTGGCGTGGCACTGGTTCGTAATGAGAGTTCGACGGCGGCCTGGGCGAGCTGCGGCGAACACAGTTCGCACACGTCCCGCACGAGAACATTCAAGTCGACACGAGTCAACGACGGCTCTCCGCGCCGCACAAAGTTGCGCATGCGTCGCACGATCGCGCCAGCTCGCAAGGCGGCCTGCTTGATTTGCGCTAGAGGGCCCTCCAACGCCCCACGATCGCTCGATGGCGACTCCAGCAGCACCTCGACAGTATCGGCAAACGTGGCGATGCTGGCCAACGGTTGATTGATCTCATGCGCCAGGCCCGTGGCCAATTGTCCCAACGCGGTAATGCGCGCGGCGTGAGCAAGCTGCGTGCCCAATTCGAGCGTCCGCTGCTCCAATGCCTTTCGTTCTGCCATCTCGTTCGCTAGCGCGGCATTGGCCGCGCTCAGCTCTCGGGTACGCACCGCAACACGATCTTCCAGTTCGTCGCGAGCCCGCGCGAGTCGCTGCGAAAGCTGTCGCTGTTCTACTTCGCTCGTGGCCAGTTGCTGTACTTGTGCGCGAATCAAACGCGTGGCGGGAGTCAGGACCACAAAATACACGCTTGCCAGCATCACGACGACCGCGGCCATGATGGACAGCCCCATGCCGCGCAGCCAGACCAACTCGCGTTCTGCGGCCTGCTCCAACTGTGCCACGACTTGCTCCATGCCGCCCAGAAACGCGGCCTCGCGATCGAGCAGATACTGCAAGTCGAGCGGTTCGGTCACCTGCCCCGCTTCGCGCAGGGCCAGCACGGTCGCCGTGGCCACGACGTCCTCGAGCGGAGCATCAAGATCGTGCAAGGCCGCCGCGATGGCGTTCTGCTCTCGGTGGCCGAAGTCGACCTCGGCCGCGGTCAATTGATAGTGGACCGCTTTCCAGTTCTGCAGGTCGTCGAGCAGCTCGGTCCGTCGTTGGGCATGCGTGTCGCCGGGCGGAAGGCTCGCCAAGGCGAGTGCCTCCTTGGAGATCTTCTGCGAGAGCATGCGCTGTCGGCCCGCCAGATTGATCTTGGGGGGATAGATGCTCAGACCGAGCAGCATCGGTTGCACTACGGCCTGATGGAGCACAATCAAGAACGCCACCGCCACCAGGGCCATCCAGTAGCGACGCGACCAACTCTGTACCAGCAGGTATGCAGATTCCGCTCGCGGGCGTGCGTAAGACTTGGGGGGCATGAGTTCCAAAAAGCGACACGTCCGCCGCCTAGCCGGTCTCGAGTAATCTCCAACGAGAACCTCTCTAGAAAACGGCATTCCAAACGGGGAAAAACTCCAGAACTCGGCGCATGCCCCCGTTTTCCCGGGCCGAAAGACGCGGCTGCCATGCGCTGTGCGATGTTGCTGCATACGCAAGCAGCAACTGCTGCCCGGGGAAAGGGCATGATCGGGCAGGCTCGGCCTCCGATTGGCTTCGGTTCGCCGCAGAAAGCTTCGGCTTTCCGAAGAATCCTACGCCCCTTCGGCCGCTCGGAACGAACGTTGCCCAGGGCTGGTTTCATCGCTGCCCCTCCACCATCCAACGTTCCGAGACCGCCCCTCATGTCGCAGCCTGCCAAGGCCATCCGTATCGATCTGTTCAACTTTTCCACGCCGCAGATGCGTGCCTTTCATCTGGCGTGGATGGCCTTCTTCGTCTGCTTCTTTGCCTGGTTCGGCATCGCTCCGCTGATGTCGATCGTGCGTGAGGAATTGCAACTCACCAAGTCGCAAGTGGGCTGGTGCCTGATCGGGTCGGTGGCCATCACGATTATCTCCCGGCTCTTCATTGGCTGGCTGTGCGATCGCATCGGCCCGCGTCTGTGCTACACCGGTTTGTTGATCGTCGGATCGCTGCCGGTCTTCGGCATTGCCCTGGCGAACGACTTCGAATCGTTTCTGTTCTTCCGTGTGTTGATCGGCGTGATTGGAGCCAGCTTTGTTATCACGCAGTACCACACTTCGGCCATGTTCGCCGACAACTGCGTCGGCACCGCCAATGCCACGACTGCCGGCTGGGGCAATCTCGGCGGCGGCGTGACGCAGTTCGCCATGCCGATGATCCTTGCCACGTTCGTCGGCGTGCTGGGCCTGTCGAATGCCGCGGGCTGGCGTTTGTCGATGGTCGTGGCCGGCGCGCTGTGCATGGCGATGGGCGTCGCCTACTTTTACCTCACGCAAGATACGCCCGCCGGCAACTTGCGCGATCTGCGAGCAAACGGCCAGCTACCCGAGTCGAAGAAGTCGGCCGGTTCGTTCGCCGCAGCCTGCCGCGATCCGCGCGTGTGGATCCTGGCCGCCCTCTACGGCGCTTGTTTCGGGCTCGAGCTGACGGTGAAGAACGTCGCCGCGCTCTACTTCGTCGACTCCTTCGAGACCCTCCGCCGGCTCGATCCCCTCGACGCCGCACGCTATGCCGGATTGATCGTCGGTCTCTACGGTTCGATGAACTTCTTTGCCCGCACGCTGGGTGGGTGGATCGGCGATCGCTCCGGCAATCGTTGGGGCTGGGATGGCCGCGTCCGCTGGCTCTTTGTCGCGATTTTCTGCGAAGGAGTGATACTCATCCTCTTCTCGCAGACCCGCTCGCTCGCGGCGGCGATTCCGGCGCTGGTGGTTTTCGCCCTCTTCGTGCAGATGTCGTGCGGAGCGACGTTTTCCATCGTCCCCTTCGTCCTGCCGCGTGCGGTCGGTTCCGTCTCGGGCATCGTCGGCGCAGGGGGTAATCTGGCCGCCGTTGGCGCAGGGTTTCTTTTCAAGAGCGAAAACCTCGACTGGTCGACCGCGTTTCTCCTGCTCGGGGCCGCCGTCACGCTCTGCTCCTTTCTCAGCTTTAGACTCAACCTGGGTTGGAACTCGGCCCTTGCCGAGTCGTCCCCCCTCGCTCGCGAACCGCGGCTCCGCCTGGGCGAACCATCTATTCCCGCCCTGCAAGACACCTGACCCGGGCGGCGTAACCCCTGTCGCCGGACACCAACGCGAAGTCCAGCGCAGGTCATGCTCCCGTGGAACGAATTTCTTTCTCCACTCCAACGCACGATTCCCGCGACAAGAAGACTTATGGCAAACCCCGTCGAAATCTGGAAGTCCAAGAAACACGGCTTCGACGTCTGGCCCGACATCGAGCGCTATGCTGCCGCCGGCACGTCGATGAAAGCGATCGACTCCGCCGATCTCGAACGGATGAAGTGGTACGGTTTTTTCTATCGCAAACGCGATGAGCCCGGCCGTTACATGAATCGCATCCGCATCACGGCAGGCGAGTTGTCCGGCGCGCAGGCAAAAGAGATCGCCCGGCTGGCCTATGAATACGGTCACGGCATCGTGGATGTCACGACCCGCGCCAATCTGCAGGTGCAGGGACTTTCGATCGAACATCTGCCGCGCGTCCACGAGCGTCTGACGACCGTGGGGCTCAGTTCGAAGCAAACCGGCCACGACAACATCCGCAATGTCTTTGCCCATCCCTTCAGCGGATTGATGGCCGACGAACTGATCGACACGCGCGAGCTCTGCCACGAGATCACGAACCTTTTTCTCGATAGCCGCGAGTATGCCGATCTCCCACGCAAGATGAATATCTGCTTGAACGGCACCCCTCATCACTCGGCTCACTTCTGGACGCAAGACATCAGCTATCTCGCCACGCGGGCCGCCGACGGACGTGTCAAGTTTCTCGTGCTCATCGGCGGCACGCAGGGACAAAACCCGCACCTGGCCTGGCAATTGCCCGCCCTCGTCGAGCCCCGGCAGGTCATCGACGTCACGCGTGCGATCCTCGACTTGTTCCGCGAACGTGGCTCGCGTGAGAAACGCAACGTGGCCCGCTTTCGCTTCCTGGTCGAAGCGATGACTCCTGTGGGGATTCTCGACTGGCTGCACGAGCACCTGCCCTTCTCTCTCGAGCCCACGGACGAAGTGCCCGTTCCGGCTTCGGCCCACGACGAGCTCATCGGCTGGTTCCGCCAGGCCGAACTCGATTTGTGGACGATGGGATTGTCGGTCCCGCTAGGGCGCCTGACGTGGCAACAACTCGAAGGGCTGGGCGTGCTCGCCGATCGTTGGGGCAACGGTCAACTGCGCGTCACGCACGAGCAAGGCATCGCGGTCGTCAATCTGCCGCAGCGGGCCCGCCATGCGGCGCTGACCGAGGCCGCGGCGCTGGGGCTGAGCATCCACGCCGACGCGCTCGATCGCAACACGATGGCCTGCACCGGTAGCCAGTTCTGCAACATCGCCGTGACCGAGACCAAAGGGCAGATGTTTCAGTTGCTCGAAAAACTTCGCAAACGCTCCGTCTGCCTTGAAGGCATTCGCATCCACATGAGCGGATGTCCCTCGAGCTGCGCCCAGCACTTCACGGCCGATATCGGGTTGAAAGGGGTCCGTGTGCGGCGCTTGTTCGGCACGCGCGAGGGGTTCGATGTCTTTCTGGGGGGCGGTGTCGCGCAGGGCATCCAGATGGGACGCACCTACCGCCTGGGCGTCGATGCCGATCAGTTGCCAACACTGATCGAAGAGGTCGTTGCCCAGTATTATCTGCACCACCAGCCGGGCGAGAGCTTTAGCGACTATTGGCGCAAGGAGCTACCCGCAGATCGGGAAGAAAAAACAGGCGACGCCGAGTTCCGGCCCCCCGTCTGGCAATGCGAAAAGTGTCACTACCTGCACGAAGCGGTCGATCCTCCCATTTTCTGCCCGAGCTGTGCCGGTCTGCGTCGCTACTTCGTACGCTTAGAAGCTCAAGACCCGGCAGGCACGAAGCCAGCACCCGCCGCCGAGCCACAAGCGAAACCTCAACGCAGCGATGGTTTCCTGTTCGCCGCTGCCGTGGCATCGATTCCACCGGAGTCCGGTCTCGAAGTCGAAGTCGGCGGTCGTCCGCTGGCCCTCTTCCGCGCCGGTGACAAGGTTCACGCCGTCGACGCCCTCTGTCCCCACGAAGGGGCGCCGCTAGCGCAAGGCGAATTTCGCGATGGTGTCGTCACCTGTCCTTGGCACGGCTGGACCTTCGACGCATGCTCGGGTTGCAGTCTCGCGCCGAAGCATCACGACCTGGCTCGCTACGAGACGCTCGTCGACGCGGGCAACGTGTTCGTCAAGCTCGCCCCCGCGACACCGTCGGATCAGACGATCGAGCCCCGCGTCGCTTCTCCCCGCTATGGCGAGGCCATGCTCCGCCTGCTCGAAGTGCGCGAAGAGTCGCACGACGTGCGGACCTTCTGTTTCGACAATCGAGCGGGGCAGATTCCGTTCGATCTGCCCGGCAAGTTCGTGCGCATTGCCGTGCCCATCGAGGGACGCGAAACGTGGCGCAGTTTTACGATCTCTTCCTCGCCGGCTTTGCCAAAGAAGTTGGAACTCACGATCAAGCTCAATCCTCACGGCCTCGTGTCGCGGCATCTCTTCGCGCACGCGCAGGCTGGCGCCGAGTACAAGTTGCAAGGCGCGCAGGGTGGCTTCTTTTTTGATCCCGAGCAACACCAGGAGCCGCTGGTGCTCGTCTCGGCCGGTAGCGGCATTACGCCGATGATGAGCATCGCCCGGTTTATACGCGACCGGCGGCTGAAGGTTCCCTGCACGTTGATTCACGGCGCGCGCAC
Proteins encoded in this window:
- a CDS encoding type IV pili methyl-accepting chemotaxis transducer N-terminal domain-containing protein yields the protein MPPKSYARPRAESAYLLVQSWSRRYWMALVAVAFLIVLHQAVVQPMLLGLSIYPPKINLAGRQRMLSQKISKEALALASLPPGDTHAQRRTELLDDLQNWKAVHYQLTAAEVDFGHREQNAIAAALHDLDAPLEDVVATATVLALREAGQVTEPLDLQYLLDREAAFLGGMEQVVAQLEQAAERELVWLRGMGLSIMAAVVVMLASVYFVVLTPATRLIRAQVQQLATSEVEQRQLSQRLARARDELEDRVAVRTRELSAANAALANEMAERKALEQRTLELGTQLAHAARITALGQLATGLAHEINQPLASIATFADTVEVLLESPSSDRGALEGPLAQIKQAALRAGAIVRRMRNFVRRGEPSLTRVDLNVLVRDVCELCSPQLAQAAVELSLRTSATPLEVEVDAIEIQQVVVNLIQNALQALAVLPRGDRRIWLTTSLVEQEGEIEIVDNGPGFSESALERSLAPYFTTKQDGLGMGLAISRTLLERYQGGLQIENRSAGGARVVLNLPLATSHEIEPGAATHTVCR
- a CDS encoding MFS transporter, which translates into the protein MSQPAKAIRIDLFNFSTPQMRAFHLAWMAFFVCFFAWFGIAPLMSIVREELQLTKSQVGWCLIGSVAITIISRLFIGWLCDRIGPRLCYTGLLIVGSLPVFGIALANDFESFLFFRVLIGVIGASFVITQYHTSAMFADNCVGTANATTAGWGNLGGGVTQFAMPMILATFVGVLGLSNAAGWRLSMVVAGALCMAMGVAYFYLTQDTPAGNLRDLRANGQLPESKKSAGSFAAACRDPRVWILAALYGACFGLELTVKNVAALYFVDSFETLRRLDPLDAARYAGLIVGLYGSMNFFARTLGGWIGDRSGNRWGWDGRVRWLFVAIFCEGVILILFSQTRSLAAAIPALVVFALFVQMSCGATFSIVPFVLPRAVGSVSGIVGAGGNLAAVGAGFLFKSENLDWSTAFLLLGAAVTLCSFLSFRLNLGWNSALAESSPLAREPRLRLGEPSIPALQDT
- a CDS encoding Rieske 2Fe-2S domain-containing protein yields the protein MANPVEIWKSKKHGFDVWPDIERYAAAGTSMKAIDSADLERMKWYGFFYRKRDEPGRYMNRIRITAGELSGAQAKEIARLAYEYGHGIVDVTTRANLQVQGLSIEHLPRVHERLTTVGLSSKQTGHDNIRNVFAHPFSGLMADELIDTRELCHEITNLFLDSREYADLPRKMNICLNGTPHHSAHFWTQDISYLATRAADGRVKFLVLIGGTQGQNPHLAWQLPALVEPRQVIDVTRAILDLFRERGSREKRNVARFRFLVEAMTPVGILDWLHEHLPFSLEPTDEVPVPASAHDELIGWFRQAELDLWTMGLSVPLGRLTWQQLEGLGVLADRWGNGQLRVTHEQGIAVVNLPQRARHAALTEAAALGLSIHADALDRNTMACTGSQFCNIAVTETKGQMFQLLEKLRKRSVCLEGIRIHMSGCPSSCAQHFTADIGLKGVRVRRLFGTREGFDVFLGGGVAQGIQMGRTYRLGVDADQLPTLIEEVVAQYYLHHQPGESFSDYWRKELPADREEKTGDAEFRPPVWQCEKCHYLHEAVDPPIFCPSCAGLRRYFVRLEAQDPAGTKPAPAAEPQAKPQRSDGFLFAAAVASIPPESGLEVEVGGRPLALFRAGDKVHAVDALCPHEGAPLAQGEFRDGVVTCPWHGWTFDACSGCSLAPKHHDLARYETLVDAGNVFVKLAPATPSDQTIEPRVASPRYGEAMLRLLEVREESHDVRTFCFDNRAGQIPFDLPGKFVRIAVPIEGRETWRSFTISSSPALPKKLELTIKLNPHGLVSRHLFAHAQAGAEYKLQGAQGGFFFDPEQHQEPLVLVSAGSGITPMMSIARFIRDRRLKVPCTLIHGARTAEDLLFHRECRHLSSTLPGFKYYVTLSRPEADWQGNCGRVDIELLLACAHDAAASRFFLCGPDDFMERLTAGLLAAGMLPERIHTEQFHAATLARL